One stretch of Candidatus Alcyoniella australis DNA includes these proteins:
- the hslV gene encoding ATP-dependent protease subunit HslV, translating to MSDTMQATTILCVRIDDKVALAGDGQVSLGNTIVKHGARKVRRLYNDSVLVGFAGGAADAFALFDKFEAKLEQHSGNLTRAAVELAKEWRLDKVLRRLEALMIVADADSTFLISGTGDVVEPDDGVCSIGSGGPYALAAARALVRHTPMSAEQIASEGLLIASQICIYTNDNIHVEVL from the coding sequence ATGAGCGATACGATGCAAGCCACCACCATCCTCTGCGTGAGGATCGACGATAAAGTCGCGCTGGCGGGCGATGGTCAGGTCAGTCTGGGCAACACGATCGTCAAGCACGGCGCGCGCAAGGTGCGGCGGCTGTACAACGACTCGGTGCTGGTCGGATTCGCCGGCGGCGCGGCCGACGCCTTCGCGCTGTTCGACAAGTTCGAGGCCAAGCTCGAGCAGCACTCGGGCAACCTGACCCGCGCCGCAGTGGAGCTGGCCAAGGAATGGCGGCTGGACAAGGTGCTGCGCAGGCTCGAGGCGCTGATGATCGTGGCCGACGCCGACTCGACGTTCCTGATCTCGGGCACCGGCGACGTGGTCGAGCCTGACGACGGCGTTTGCTCCATCGGCTCGGGCGGCCCCTACGCCCTGGCCGCTGCCCGCGCATTGGTGCGACACACGCCGATGAGCGCCGAGCAGATCGCAAGCGAGGGTCTGCTGATCGCCTCGCAGATCTGCATCTACACCAACGACAACATCCACGTCGAGGTTCTCTAA
- a CDS encoding tyrosine recombinase XerC, whose amino-acid sequence MWPLLERFAEYLRFELSASEATLRSYQSDLHDLARFIAGEDDQSEPDWGAVDELLLRRYLAQLGKRCGKATRMRHMAALRSFFKFCMRHEVIDRDPTARIHNPKQDHPLATPLTVDQVFGLLSMPDSTTPAGKRNLALLELLYSSGLRVAEAVGLDVHDVDPDLGLVRVRGKGDKERLVPVGRAALTAIDDWIEQRGPIRARANEDADGEPLFINLRGSRLSQRWVRTVMKRCLLAAGLPSDASPHSLRHSFATHLLDGGADLRSIQEMLGHSSLSTTQRYTHVSLDLLNKVYDSAHPRARKKKKK is encoded by the coding sequence ATGTGGCCGCTGCTGGAACGCTTTGCCGAATATCTACGCTTCGAACTCTCGGCCTCCGAGGCCACGCTGCGTTCCTATCAAAGCGACCTTCATGACTTGGCGCGATTTATCGCAGGCGAAGACGACCAGTCGGAGCCGGACTGGGGCGCGGTGGACGAACTGCTGCTACGGCGCTATTTGGCCCAGCTTGGCAAACGCTGCGGCAAGGCCACGCGCATGCGCCACATGGCGGCCCTACGCTCGTTCTTTAAGTTCTGCATGCGGCACGAAGTGATCGACCGCGACCCCACGGCGCGCATCCACAATCCCAAACAGGACCATCCGCTGGCCACGCCCTTGACCGTGGACCAGGTCTTCGGCCTGCTCTCGATGCCCGACAGCACGACTCCGGCGGGCAAGCGCAATTTGGCGCTGCTCGAGCTGCTGTACTCCAGCGGTCTGCGCGTGGCCGAAGCCGTGGGCCTGGATGTGCACGACGTTGACCCGGATCTTGGGTTGGTACGCGTGCGCGGCAAGGGCGATAAAGAGCGGCTGGTGCCCGTGGGCCGCGCGGCGCTGACCGCGATCGATGATTGGATCGAACAACGCGGCCCGATCCGCGCCCGTGCCAATGAAGATGCCGACGGCGAACCGCTGTTCATCAATCTGCGCGGCTCACGCCTGAGCCAGCGCTGGGTGCGCACGGTGATGAAGCGCTGCCTGCTGGCCGCGGGCCTGCCATCCGACGCCAGTCCGCACTCATTGCGCCACAGCTTTGCCACGCACCTGCTCGACGGCGGCGCGGACCTGCGCTCGATCCAGGAGATGCTCGGACACAGCTCGCTCTCGACCACCCAGCGCTACACTCACGTCAGCCTCGATCTGCTGAACAAGGTCTACGACAGTGCGCACCCGCGGGCGCGTAAAAAGAAAAAGAAGTAG
- the trmFO gene encoding methylenetetrahydrofolate--tRNA-(uracil(54)-C(5))-methyltransferase (FADH(2)-oxidizing) TrmFO, protein MHPTLTIIGGGLAGCEAAWQAARAGVRVKLYEQRPQRSTPAHSGEGLAELVCSNSLRSDRLVSGPGLLKAELRCLDSLLIASAERCRVPAGAALAVNRDQLSTHVEEQIAAQPLIELKREHVECIPEGPVIIAAGPLISDELAAQVATLCGRESLHFYDATSPIVDAASIDLEHAFYASRYDRGDPEDYLNCPLDQEQYERFIEAAAVADRVRQHEFEHARFFEGCLPIEVMIQRGPLTLAHGPLKPVGLSDPRGNARPFAVVQLRRENNEGSCYSLVGFQTRLKWPEQDRVFRLIPALRNAEFLRYGSIHRNTFLDSPGLLDDRQRLISLPRLRFAGQITGVEGYVESIASGLLAGLSAAAQMREIELPPPPRATALGSLIEHVSGARERPFEPSNIHFGLFPPPPQGTRKRDRKQSQADRAMAEIERWAVDWVQPLLAV, encoded by the coding sequence TTGCATCCAACGCTGACGATCATCGGCGGAGGGCTGGCCGGATGCGAGGCCGCCTGGCAGGCCGCGCGGGCCGGCGTACGCGTCAAGCTCTATGAGCAGCGCCCCCAGCGCAGCACCCCGGCGCACTCAGGCGAAGGCTTGGCCGAGCTGGTCTGCTCCAACTCGCTGCGCTCCGATCGGCTGGTCAGCGGCCCGGGCCTGCTCAAAGCCGAGCTGCGTTGCCTGGACTCGCTGCTGATCGCCTCGGCCGAGCGCTGCCGCGTGCCCGCGGGCGCGGCCCTGGCCGTGAACCGCGATCAGCTCTCCACACATGTGGAGGAACAGATCGCGGCCCAGCCGCTGATCGAGCTTAAGCGCGAACACGTGGAGTGCATTCCCGAGGGGCCGGTGATTATCGCGGCCGGTCCGCTGATCTCCGACGAGCTGGCCGCGCAGGTGGCAACGCTTTGCGGACGCGAGTCGCTGCACTTCTACGACGCCACCAGCCCGATCGTCGACGCGGCGAGCATCGATCTGGAGCACGCGTTTTACGCCTCGCGTTACGACCGCGGCGATCCCGAGGACTACCTCAACTGTCCGCTGGACCAGGAGCAATACGAACGCTTCATCGAGGCTGCGGCTGTTGCCGATCGCGTGCGACAGCACGAGTTCGAGCACGCGCGCTTTTTCGAGGGCTGCCTGCCGATCGAGGTGATGATCCAGCGCGGACCGCTGACCCTGGCCCACGGGCCGCTCAAGCCGGTGGGGCTCAGCGATCCGCGAGGCAACGCGCGGCCGTTCGCCGTGGTCCAACTGCGCCGCGAAAATAACGAAGGCTCATGCTACAGCCTGGTCGGATTCCAGACCCGTCTCAAGTGGCCCGAGCAGGACCGCGTGTTTCGGCTGATCCCGGCCTTGCGCAACGCCGAGTTCTTGCGTTACGGCTCAATCCACCGCAACACGTTCCTGGACAGCCCGGGGTTGCTCGACGATCGCCAGCGGCTGATCTCGCTGCCGCGACTGCGCTTTGCCGGACAGATCACCGGAGTCGAGGGGTACGTCGAGTCGATCGCCTCGGGCCTGCTCGCCGGACTGAGCGCCGCGGCGCAAATGCGCGAGATCGAGCTACCGCCCCCGCCGCGGGCCACGGCCCTCGGCTCGCTGATCGAGCACGTCAGCGGGGCGCGCGAACGCCCGTTCGAGCCCAGCAACATCCACTTCGGCCTGTTCCCCCCGCCGCCCCAGGGCACGCGCAAGCGCGATCGCAAGCAATCCCAGGCCGACCGCGCGATGGCGGAAATTGAACGCTGGGCAGTCGATTGGGTCCAGCCGCTGCTGGCCGTATAA
- the topA gene encoding type I DNA topoisomerase, with translation MTQSLIVVESPAKARTIGKVLGKGFIVLASKGHVKDLPKKTLGVDLENHFEPEYQTIHGRGKDLDAIKRAAKSADKIYLAPDPDREGEAIAWHIAQELPKGSEVYRVLFNEITRRGIKEGMSNPAELNSNKYDSHRARRVLDRLVGYQISPLLWKKVKYGLSAGRVQSVTLRLVVDREIEIEAFVSEEYWNVHVMLEAAQPPEFRAKLIKYQGEKLRIVDGVRAEQVRQYLESGSYRVDKVQQRESSRHAAPPFITSSLAQEAYRRFRFPARKTMSVAQRLYEGVQSGEGLITYMRTDSVRVAPEAITEVREHIGASFGPEFVPEKPNFFRSGKNAQEAHEAIRPTSLANTPESLRESLDANQLKLYALIYNRFVASQMAAARFLLTTADIVCGDYTLQSKGSVELFAGFLKLYQELRDNGDGDDRDNGDKLPPLAQDQSLDFRSIQAEQKFTQPPPRFTESTLIRELEQRGVGRPSTYASIISTIIDKEYVLRIKGSFSPTDLGRVVTELLIEAFPEVLDVAFTAQMEQSLDEIEDGRKQWRDLLVEFYGPFSERLSHADEAMANLKFKGRQIDVACDKCGAPMAIKFGRKGDYLACTAYPECSNTKNFKRDENGAIVELHDEATDLKCEKCQSPMLLREGRFGPYYACSNYPECRNTFSAKRKSAPEPAPDDVKCPDCEAAMLIRRSRVGNKFYSCSRFPKCKGTLPIPVQVPCPECGGELQEKRPKGRGKRFYGCANYPECEFTTPHRPLPGPCPVCGNALLAEKYDKDSDVVFCPNEGCEYVKPDETADETAKETADETAKETAKEQ, from the coding sequence ATGACACAGAGCCTGATCGTGGTCGAGTCGCCCGCCAAGGCGCGCACAATCGGCAAGGTGCTGGGCAAGGGATTTATAGTGTTGGCCAGCAAGGGGCACGTCAAGGATCTGCCCAAGAAGACCCTGGGCGTGGACCTGGAAAACCATTTCGAGCCCGAGTACCAGACGATCCACGGCCGTGGCAAGGATCTGGACGCGATCAAGCGCGCTGCCAAGAGCGCTGATAAAATCTACCTGGCGCCCGACCCCGACCGCGAGGGCGAGGCCATCGCCTGGCACATCGCCCAGGAGCTTCCCAAGGGAAGCGAGGTCTATCGCGTGCTGTTCAACGAGATCACCCGCCGCGGCATTAAAGAGGGAATGAGCAACCCCGCGGAACTGAACTCGAACAAGTACGACAGCCACCGCGCGCGGCGCGTGCTCGATCGGCTGGTGGGCTACCAGATCAGCCCGTTGCTGTGGAAGAAGGTCAAGTACGGCCTGAGCGCCGGGCGCGTTCAATCGGTAACGCTGCGGCTTGTCGTCGACCGCGAGATCGAAATCGAGGCCTTTGTCTCTGAGGAATATTGGAACGTACACGTGATGCTGGAGGCTGCTCAGCCGCCGGAGTTCCGCGCCAAGCTGATTAAGTACCAGGGCGAGAAGCTGCGCATCGTCGACGGCGTACGCGCCGAGCAGGTGCGTCAGTATCTCGAGTCCGGATCGTACCGCGTAGACAAGGTGCAGCAGCGCGAATCCAGCCGACATGCGGCGCCGCCGTTCATCACCAGCAGCCTGGCCCAGGAGGCCTACCGCCGCTTCCGTTTTCCCGCGCGCAAGACCATGTCGGTCGCCCAGCGCCTGTACGAGGGCGTGCAGTCCGGCGAGGGACTGATCACCTACATGCGGACCGACTCGGTGCGCGTGGCACCCGAGGCGATTACCGAGGTGCGCGAGCACATCGGCGCCAGCTTCGGCCCGGAGTTCGTGCCTGAGAAGCCCAACTTCTTCCGCTCGGGCAAAAACGCCCAGGAGGCGCACGAGGCGATTCGGCCCACCAGCCTGGCCAACACGCCCGAGTCGCTGCGCGAGAGCCTGGACGCGAACCAGCTCAAGCTCTACGCGCTGATCTACAACCGCTTCGTGGCCAGCCAGATGGCCGCGGCGCGCTTTCTGCTCACCACCGCGGACATCGTCTGCGGCGACTACACGCTGCAATCCAAGGGGAGCGTCGAGCTCTTCGCCGGATTTCTCAAGCTCTACCAGGAGCTGCGCGACAACGGCGATGGCGACGATCGAGACAACGGCGACAAGCTGCCCCCGCTGGCGCAGGATCAGTCGCTCGATTTCCGCAGCATCCAAGCCGAACAGAAGTTCACCCAGCCGCCGCCGCGCTTCACCGAGAGCACGCTGATCCGCGAGCTCGAGCAGCGCGGGGTCGGCCGTCCGAGCACCTACGCCTCGATCATCTCGACGATCATCGACAAGGAGTACGTGCTGCGGATCAAGGGTTCGTTCTCGCCCACCGACCTGGGGCGCGTGGTCACCGAACTTTTAATCGAGGCCTTTCCCGAGGTGCTCGACGTGGCGTTCACCGCCCAGATGGAACAGAGCCTGGACGAGATCGAGGATGGCCGCAAACAGTGGCGCGACCTGCTCGTCGAATTCTACGGCCCGTTTTCCGAGCGCCTGTCCCACGCGGACGAGGCAATGGCCAACCTCAAGTTCAAAGGGCGCCAGATCGACGTGGCCTGTGATAAATGCGGCGCGCCGATGGCGATCAAGTTCGGCCGCAAGGGCGATTACCTGGCCTGCACCGCCTACCCCGAATGCAGCAACACCAAGAACTTCAAGCGCGACGAAAACGGCGCTATCGTCGAACTGCACGACGAGGCAACAGACCTCAAATGCGAGAAGTGCCAAAGCCCGATGCTCTTGCGCGAGGGACGCTTCGGCCCCTACTACGCCTGCTCGAACTACCCCGAGTGCCGCAATACATTTTCGGCCAAACGCAAGTCCGCTCCCGAGCCCGCGCCGGACGACGTCAAATGTCCCGACTGCGAGGCCGCGATGCTGATCCGGCGCTCGCGCGTGGGCAACAAGTTCTACTCCTGCTCGCGCTTCCCCAAGTGCAAGGGTACGCTGCCGATCCCGGTGCAAGTCCCCTGCCCCGAGTGCGGCGGCGAGCTGCAGGAAAAGCGGCCCAAGGGGCGCGGCAAGCGCTTCTACGGCTGCGCCAACTACCCGGAATGCGAGTTCACCACGCCGCACCGTCCGCTGCCCGGACCCTGCCCGGTGTGCGGTAATGCGCTGCTGGCCGAGAAATACGACAAGGACAGCGACGTAGTATTTTGCCCCAACGAGGGCTGCGAATACGTCAAACCCGACGAGACCGCTGACGAGACCGCTAAAGAAACCGCTGACGAAACCGCTAAAGAGACCGCTAAAGAACAGTAG
- the dprA gene encoding DNA-processing protein DprA produces the protein MAPIRWYHRASMETAEQHSDPAVSAALELRTLNAVALSLTPGVGNVTYRQLIDACGDPAAVFQSAQHRPELIRKLPRCKSVLIEELRKAADLSAAREALRVAAKVGARPLLLGDSEYPELLTQLRDRPPLLWIKGSFEEADARAVAIVGSRSARDYGLRTARSIATDLALAGVTVVSGGARGVDTEAHEAALLAGGRTIAVLGCGIDVVYPDENEELFQRVALNGAVISDFPPGVEPEGRNFPSRNRIISGLCWATCVVEAGLSSGALITANYALEQGREVFAVPHMVDRANGQGCHRLIKDGAGMVESGADILEALKFSASVPAKHRRSATPIVPPTLSEAQSKIVACLDAEPRHLDQIALDCDMPSNEVLVNLYELEIKSVVRVLPGHLYLSNLEDR, from the coding sequence GTGGCTCCGATCCGATGGTATCACCGCGCCTCGATGGAGACCGCCGAGCAACACAGCGACCCAGCAGTATCCGCAGCGCTCGAGCTACGCACGCTCAACGCCGTGGCGCTGAGCCTGACGCCGGGCGTGGGCAACGTTACCTACCGCCAGTTGATCGACGCCTGCGGCGATCCGGCGGCGGTGTTCCAATCTGCGCAGCATCGGCCCGAACTGATCCGCAAGCTGCCGCGCTGCAAATCCGTGTTGATCGAGGAACTGCGCAAGGCGGCCGACCTGAGCGCGGCGCGCGAGGCGCTGCGGGTTGCGGCGAAGGTCGGAGCGCGCCCGCTGTTGTTGGGCGACTCGGAGTACCCCGAGCTGCTCACGCAACTGCGCGACCGTCCGCCGCTGCTGTGGATCAAGGGAAGTTTCGAGGAGGCTGACGCTCGAGCGGTGGCGATCGTCGGCTCGCGTTCGGCCCGCGACTACGGTCTGCGCACCGCCCGCAGCATCGCCACGGACCTGGCGCTGGCCGGAGTGACCGTGGTCAGCGGCGGAGCCCGCGGCGTGGACACCGAGGCCCACGAGGCCGCGCTGCTCGCCGGCGGCCGCACGATTGCGGTCTTGGGTTGCGGCATCGACGTGGTCTACCCCGACGAGAACGAGGAGCTGTTCCAGCGCGTGGCGCTAAACGGCGCGGTGATCAGCGACTTTCCGCCGGGCGTCGAGCCCGAGGGTCGCAACTTCCCCTCGCGCAACCGGATCATCTCCGGGCTGTGCTGGGCGACCTGCGTGGTCGAGGCCGGTCTAAGCAGCGGCGCGCTGATCACGGCGAACTACGCCCTGGAACAGGGGCGCGAGGTGTTCGCCGTGCCGCACATGGTCGACCGCGCCAACGGTCAGGGCTGCCACCGACTGATCAAAGACGGCGCCGGGATGGTCGAGAGCGGCGCGGACATCCTCGAGGCGCTGAAGTTCTCAGCGAGCGTTCCGGCGAAACATCGACGCAGCGCAACGCCGATCGTGCCGCCTACGCTTTCCGAGGCCCAGAGCAAAATCGTCGCCTGCCTCGACGCCGAGCCGCGGCACTTGGACCAGATCGCGCTGGACTGCGACATGCCCAGCAACGAGGTGCTGGTCAACCTTTACGAACTCGAGATAAAAAGTGTGGTGCGGGTGCTGCCGGGCCACCTTTACTTAAGCAACCTGGAGGATCGATGA
- a CDS encoding LysM peptidoglycan-binding domain-containing protein: protein MTFKSWWITTLCFVISLLPVAAAAQVMGQAQLQEQLITEEIEVVSYTVKSGDTLWDIAGNYYAKPWSWPDIWELNPQVEDPHWIYPGDVLQISTVKVVYHTPEGKQIDPTQQQVKLPPIYIEEMPGFDSLFVYKTQANRIDFISDEKLKGSGEIIENIDDRKILGTYDSVWFDYDQDQNIQIGDRLAVFTIDDKIKGGYLVNFRGELETVDAVYKDNRDRYVYYGAIRNTLEEIEPGHMLMKYDDRPLQISLSMTDKDISGEIFYFDTNLTVEAEYNTVFIDVGSEQGVEIGNSFSIYREANNKRKVPDYYIGNLIVIKVGNEHSTAMITNSLIQIELGDKIVSDQL from the coding sequence ATGACCTTCAAGAGCTGGTGGATCACCACGCTATGCTTCGTGATTTCACTGCTGCCCGTCGCCGCCGCAGCCCAGGTTATGGGTCAGGCGCAATTACAGGAACAGCTGATCACTGAAGAAATCGAAGTCGTCAGCTACACGGTTAAGTCCGGCGACACGCTGTGGGATATCGCAGGGAACTATTACGCCAAGCCCTGGTCATGGCCCGACATCTGGGAGCTCAACCCTCAGGTCGAGGACCCGCACTGGATCTATCCGGGCGACGTGCTGCAGATCAGCACCGTCAAGGTCGTCTACCATACGCCCGAGGGCAAACAGATCGACCCCACTCAGCAGCAGGTCAAGCTTCCGCCGATCTACATTGAGGAGATGCCCGGATTCGATTCGTTGTTCGTGTACAAGACCCAGGCCAACCGTATCGACTTCATCTCCGACGAAAAGCTCAAGGGCTCGGGCGAGATCATCGAGAACATCGACGACCGCAAGATCCTTGGCACTTACGACAGCGTCTGGTTCGACTACGACCAGGATCAGAACATCCAGATCGGCGACCGCCTGGCCGTGTTCACCATCGACGACAAGATCAAGGGCGGCTACCTGGTCAACTTCAGAGGCGAACTGGAAACGGTCGACGCGGTCTACAAAGACAACCGCGACCGCTACGTGTACTACGGCGCGATCCGCAATACGCTTGAAGAGATCGAGCCGGGCCACATGCTGATGAAATACGACGACCGTCCGCTGCAGATCTCGCTGAGCATGACCGACAAAGATATCAGCGGCGAGATCTTCTACTTCGACACCAACCTGACGGTCGAGGCCGAGTATAATACGGTGTTCATCGACGTGGGCAGCGAGCAAGGCGTGGAGATCGGCAACAGTTTCTCGATCTACCGCGAGGCCAACAACAAACGCAAGGTGCCCGACTATTACATCGGCAACCTGATCGTGATCAAGGTCGGCAATGAGCACTCCACCGCGATGATCACCAACTCGCTGATACAGATCGAGCTCGGCGACAAAATCGTCTCCGACCAGCTCTAA